From a single Lewinella sp. LCG006 genomic region:
- a CDS encoding formylglycine-generating enzyme family protein: protein MKHLFSLLLFLCSAALGAQTCAPSTPITLARAPFGARQITDIIDQNRAIFEPSDIAEAERLIQRCRLEMDVALTDIDNKTKQLTQLYQEVLTVRDVKGMQQQITELEASKQEALQALQSQLKNQGQSGLFVVYLRGIDPFGNANEWRQAAQRALELRAIEDLNGTVIERLTRVTDQQQVRDVINALTKGKVEAESVLLDEVNTAKGDYLYMAKVRVTPLAPDENAGLEAASGNEQALVINPLLETEFSRTLLRQGVDAAEITAIEDQVLLWQRTIADANTNADDSRQRFISASERNIRNLDAQITDLRSQYANRSQKIQQYCNQLSLSFDRNNLTRSADDILRHIKTQLAELEKNWRTTKSREIFVKDAFVSTDGDVKAALAKKAEELTENLRQSHSTTTKRIEAIEIEDLSLTGYSSTREVELLRELRQIWMMPVGRSGGFELYVFASFEVTGDQVSGGTYGGTAPDNFIRIPGGTFQMGDQYNEGDDDEKPVHTVEVSTFYLSPTEVTFAEYDAFCTATGRDKPSDSGWGRDQRPAINVSWCDAVEYANWLSTKNGLQTIYSGNCDNIRANWEANGYRLPTEAEWEYAARQGGQKVRFGNGKDIADPAEINFDGDPDEKESYSRSGVYREKSVQVGSLNSPNSLGLHDMSGNVWEWCWDWFASDYYKNSPRNNPQGPTSGSNRVLRGGSWNFSPAYVRCTSRGDNSPGFRLSLIGFRLARAGR from the coding sequence CCCAAACCTGCGCCCCGTCTACGCCTATCACCCTTGCTCGGGCACCCTTTGGGGCACGGCAGATTACCGACATCATTGACCAGAACCGGGCGATCTTTGAACCGTCGGATATAGCTGAAGCCGAGCGCCTCATCCAACGTTGCCGACTGGAGATGGATGTGGCCCTGACGGACATCGACAACAAGACCAAGCAACTGACCCAGTTGTACCAGGAGGTGCTTACGGTAAGGGATGTAAAGGGTATGCAACAGCAAATTACAGAGCTGGAAGCCAGTAAGCAAGAAGCCCTTCAGGCCCTGCAAAGCCAACTGAAAAACCAGGGGCAGAGCGGTCTCTTTGTCGTATATCTGCGAGGGATAGACCCCTTCGGCAATGCGAACGAGTGGCGCCAGGCCGCTCAGCGCGCGCTGGAACTACGGGCCATTGAAGACCTGAACGGCACCGTGATCGAACGCCTCACCCGCGTGACCGATCAGCAGCAGGTTCGAGATGTTATCAATGCGCTGACGAAAGGCAAGGTGGAGGCCGAATCAGTACTGCTAGATGAGGTCAATACCGCCAAGGGCGACTACCTCTATATGGCAAAGGTGAGGGTAACGCCATTGGCACCCGATGAAAATGCCGGTTTGGAGGCCGCAAGTGGCAATGAACAAGCCTTGGTGATTAACCCTCTACTGGAAACGGAGTTTTCCCGTACCCTGCTGCGCCAAGGGGTAGATGCTGCTGAAATCACCGCCATTGAAGACCAGGTACTCCTCTGGCAGCGTACCATCGCCGACGCCAACACCAATGCCGATGATAGTCGCCAGCGCTTCATCAGTGCCAGTGAGCGAAACATCCGCAACCTGGATGCTCAGATTACGGATCTCCGCAGCCAGTATGCCAACCGCAGTCAGAAAATACAGCAATATTGCAACCAATTGAGCCTTTCTTTTGACCGCAATAACCTTACTCGCAGCGCGGATGATATCTTGCGCCACATCAAAACCCAACTCGCAGAGCTGGAAAAAAACTGGCGCACCACTAAAAGCCGGGAAATTTTCGTGAAAGATGCTTTTGTTTCTACAGATGGCGATGTAAAAGCCGCCCTGGCCAAAAAAGCAGAGGAACTTACCGAAAACCTGCGCCAATCTCACAGTACCACGACCAAACGTATTGAAGCCATTGAAATTGAAGACCTCTCCCTTACGGGCTATAGCAGCACTCGTGAAGTAGAATTGCTGCGTGAATTGCGCCAAATATGGATGATGCCCGTGGGGCGTAGTGGCGGCTTTGAGTTGTACGTTTTTGCCAGCTTTGAGGTAACCGGAGACCAGGTAAGCGGCGGCACCTATGGTGGAACCGCCCCCGACAACTTCATCCGCATCCCCGGCGGTACCTTCCAGATGGGCGACCAATACAACGAAGGCGACGACGACGAGAAGCCCGTTCACACCGTAGAGGTGAGCACTTTCTACCTCAGCCCCACCGAAGTGACCTTTGCCGAATATGATGCCTTCTGCACCGCCACCGGCCGTGACAAACCCAGCGATAGTGGCTGGGGGCGCGACCAACGCCCCGCCATCAATGTAAGCTGGTGCGACGCGGTGGAGTACGCCAACTGGCTAAGTACAAAAAATGGCCTGCAAACAATATACAGCGGCAACTGCGACAACATCCGCGCCAACTGGGAGGCCAACGGCTACCGCCTGCCTACCGAGGCGGAGTGGGAATATGCAGCCCGGCAGGGCGGCCAAAAAGTACGCTTTGGCAACGGCAAGGATATCGCCGATCCGGCGGAGATTAATTTTGATGGCGATCCAGATGAAAAAGAGTCTTATTCACGCTCGGGTGTGTATCGAGAAAAAAGCGTTCAAGTAGGCAGTCTCAACAGCCCTAACAGTCTCGGATTGCACGACATGAGCGGCAATGTATGGGAATGGTGCTGGGATTGGTTCGCTAGTGATTATTACAAAAATTCGCCGCGCAACAATCCTCAGGGACCTACTTCGGGCTCCAACCGGGTGCTTCGCGGCGGGTCATGGAACTTCAGCCCGGCCTACGTACGTTGCACTAGTCGCGGCGACAATAGCCCCGGCTTTAGGCTCAGCCTTATAGGTTTCCGTCTTGCGAGGGCGGGGCGTTAG
- a CDS encoding HRDC domain-containing protein has product MTLPFDGKTEGFDDELVADFCQNKQVHRIESHFFRQEGQAYWSVAIHYDTVLPRKTEKVRDLDDAQQILFQRLREWRKEQGAKAGIPVYLIATNAQLTAIIKQPVKTLEGFKLVKGYGKQRIEKYGRTIINLIKAFYEEQEKQAPAPPINNVAGHGTTTWPTYVALIATTIAPAIGTTI; this is encoded by the coding sequence ATGACCCTGCCCTTTGATGGGAAGACCGAAGGCTTTGATGATGAGCTGGTAGCAGACTTTTGCCAGAACAAGCAGGTACATCGCATAGAGAGTCACTTTTTCCGGCAGGAAGGGCAGGCGTATTGGTCGGTGGCGATTCATTACGATACCGTCCTACCCAGGAAGACCGAAAAGGTGCGCGATCTGGACGATGCCCAGCAAATCCTGTTTCAGCGGCTGCGGGAATGGCGCAAAGAACAGGGGGCGAAGGCAGGCATTCCGGTCTATTTGATTGCCACCAATGCGCAGTTGACCGCTATTATCAAGCAGCCGGTTAAAACGTTGGAAGGCTTCAAGCTAGTCAAAGGATACGGCAAGCAGCGTATCGAGAAATACGGGCGCACGATTATCAACCTGATCAAAGCTTTTTACGAAGAGCAGGAAAAGCAAGCTCCCGCTCCGCCCATAAATAACGTGGCGGGTCATGGAACAACAACCTGGCCAACGTACGTTGCACTAATCGCAACAACAATAGCCCCGGCAATAGGAACAACAATATAG
- a CDS encoding helix-turn-helix domain-containing protein: MIDISQLPEWAKIEIKKEDLLAFAEKLREEGIPGQTPPSKTEEDVFFDFLEMCDFLGIAQSTGYQRVSRGEIPHFKKGRRLYFRKSELLAWVESGRRKTTEDLNEIAEQYLRATKTGF; this comes from the coding sequence ATGATTGACATTAGCCAATTGCCTGAGTGGGCCAAAATTGAGATTAAGAAAGAAGATTTACTGGCCTTTGCCGAGAAGCTGCGGGAAGAAGGAATCCCAGGACAAACGCCCCCCTCTAAGACCGAGGAAGACGTCTTTTTTGATTTTCTGGAGATGTGCGACTTCCTGGGGATCGCCCAATCTACGGGGTACCAACGGGTAAGTCGGGGAGAGATTCCACATTTCAAGAAAGGACGACGCTTGTACTTCCGCAAGTCGGAACTGCTGGCCTGGGTGGAATCGGGCCGCCGGAAAACGACGGAAGATCTCAACGAGATTGCCGAGCAGTACCTGCGGGCTACGAAAACGGGCTTTTAA
- a CDS encoding YfjI family protein, translating into MQYYFSPFPVDVFPESLAKYVRNVATAMVCPADLVGALLLGTLSSAIGTSRVVQIKEGWTEPPVFYGAIVAPPSSKKSPVFKEVLRPVKKKQLALYQEYELARTQYEQELEVWEETEPKQRGPKPEKPLPVRNFFSDFTFEALAKLLEQNPKGLLLGLDEIAAWVNSMDQYRKSKGADRDHWLSLWSCSMITVDRSSREEPIVIPRPFVSVIGGVQPDRLKIFKGKDHDGFIDRILFAYPEEMDNEWTDEVVAKILRQQYQDLYDQLYALAPELTPEGTSQPIALGFSPSARTDFIKVVTINNDDINREGDPFLKSAFSKMEAYFFRFTLLLQLCHDPNSHQIEEEAVQGAMLLLQYFKDQARKVYATIEGSEVNSKNHRALEALNTHGEPMTLRDCYTKKVAGVKTAGAARKLFDDLEKEGYGKIRQQQNSSGGKPTITFHLRQCDCESCNQQSLLRRVK; encoded by the coding sequence ATGCAATATTATTTTTCTCCCTTTCCGGTGGATGTTTTCCCGGAGAGCCTGGCGAAGTATGTCCGCAATGTAGCTACCGCCATGGTTTGTCCGGCCGATTTGGTGGGGGCACTTCTGCTGGGGACGCTTTCCAGCGCGATCGGTACTTCTCGGGTCGTACAAATAAAAGAGGGGTGGACGGAACCGCCCGTCTTTTACGGAGCTATTGTGGCACCACCTTCCTCCAAGAAGTCGCCGGTGTTCAAGGAAGTGCTGAGGCCTGTGAAGAAAAAGCAATTAGCACTTTACCAGGAATATGAGCTAGCACGGACCCAGTACGAACAAGAGCTGGAGGTTTGGGAAGAAACGGAGCCTAAACAGCGCGGGCCCAAACCCGAGAAGCCTCTCCCGGTGCGGAATTTCTTTTCTGATTTCACCTTTGAGGCCCTGGCCAAGCTGCTGGAACAAAACCCGAAAGGACTCTTGCTGGGCCTCGATGAAATAGCCGCGTGGGTCAACTCCATGGACCAGTACCGCAAAAGTAAAGGTGCGGATCGTGACCACTGGCTTTCCCTGTGGAGCTGTAGTATGATTACGGTGGATCGTTCATCAAGAGAGGAACCCATCGTCATTCCCCGCCCTTTTGTGAGTGTGATTGGAGGTGTTCAACCCGACCGACTGAAGATTTTCAAAGGCAAAGATCACGACGGGTTTATCGACCGTATCCTCTTTGCTTACCCCGAAGAGATGGATAATGAGTGGACGGATGAAGTGGTCGCGAAAATCTTGCGCCAGCAGTACCAAGACCTTTACGATCAACTCTACGCATTAGCGCCAGAACTTACGCCGGAGGGTACATCCCAACCCATTGCCCTGGGTTTCTCCCCCAGCGCCCGCACCGACTTTATCAAAGTGGTCACGATCAATAATGACGATATCAATCGGGAGGGAGATCCTTTCTTGAAATCGGCTTTTAGTAAAATGGAGGCTTATTTCTTTCGCTTCACCCTGCTCTTGCAGCTGTGCCATGACCCCAACAGTCATCAAATAGAGGAGGAGGCCGTACAGGGTGCCATGCTTTTGCTACAGTACTTCAAGGACCAGGCCCGGAAAGTTTACGCTACGATTGAAGGTAGTGAAGTGAATTCCAAAAACCATCGTGCTCTGGAAGCCCTCAATACCCACGGTGAGCCAATGACCTTACGCGATTGCTACACCAAAAAAGTGGCGGGTGTAAAAACAGCCGGAGCAGCACGTAAGCTATTCGATGATCTTGAAAAAGAGGGTTACGGAAAAATACGACAACAACAAAACAGCTCGGGTGGCAAACCGACGATCACTTTCCACTTGCGGCAGTGCGATTGTGAGAGCTGCAATCAGCAATCACTGCTCAGAAGGGTTAAGTAG
- a CDS encoding helix-turn-helix transcriptional regulator, with product MPQKAYNRIKEVLREQGRTNKWLAAQLDKNDVTVSRWCRNVQQPDLETLYRIAELLGIHARDLLVEDTEQE from the coding sequence ATGCCGCAAAAAGCATACAATCGTATCAAGGAGGTCCTCCGGGAGCAAGGCCGCACCAATAAATGGTTGGCTGCTCAGTTGGACAAAAACGACGTTACCGTTTCCCGCTGGTGCCGCAATGTGCAGCAGCCAGACCTGGAAACCCTCTACCGTATTGCGGAATTACTGGGCATCCACGCTCGTGACTTGCTCGTAGAGGATACGGAACAGGAATAG
- a CDS encoding type I restriction endonuclease subunit R, with translation MAFNELNSVEHYIIHQLSGVNLNATLQEPKASYGNGVRWQYAPPSAIQRGVNEVMDETRLKAALTRLNPEIEQRPELADEVIYKLRAILITVNQVGLVKANEEFFKWLTGEKTMPFGENNRHVSVRLLDFDDLANNEYIVTNQYRVHNRETKIPDVVMLINGIPVVVGEAKTPIRPSISWLDGAHEVHDIYENSVPALFVPNILSFATEGKELYYGAIRTPLGFWSPWRMEGDDDALAKRLGLSEIGKELSHLLHPARLLDILQNFSLFTTNKKKQRIKVICRFQQYEGANKIVERVKAGRVKKGLIWHFQGSGKSLLMVFAAQKLRKSAELKSPTVIVLVDRTDLDTQISGTFNAADIPNVETTDSISDLQRLLERDTRKIIISMIYKFRDAKPNMNTRDNIIVLVDEAHRTQEGDLGRQMRAALPNAFLFGLTGTPVNKADKNTFWAFGAEEDTGGYLSRYTFHDSIRDNATLPLHFEPRLVDVHVDKDTIDKAFAEFKDSAALTDEEADALNRKSAKMAAFLKAPERVAKIVADIADHFKEKVEPHGFKAMIVTPDRYACVQYKEELDKHLPKEASKVVISTSANDSLEFKQKWGVDKGRQEKIVDEFNDANSDLQFIIVTAKLLTGFDAPILQTMYLDKSLKDHTLLQAVCRTNRLYPNKNFGRVVDYFGVFDDAAKALQFDEESIQRVISNLSELREKLPQAMRDALQHFEGVDRTLEGFEGLEAAQDAINNDEKKDAFAKDYKYLSKIWESLSPDNVLNLYDQDYKWLSQVFESVRPASDNIGKLLWFSLGAQTTKLIHENIHVGSVHHLDEFILDADVIEDIFNNPDPKKTKQLEKILIKRFKKHAGDPTFIKLSDRLEALRDKAEQGLITSIEFVKELCKLAKETVQAEKELAEAQQEKTPVAALTELFLELKTDQTPAVVGRIVEGIDKIVRVVRFPGWQSTSVGEREVQKALRRELLKYQLHKDQVLFERAYGYVKAYY, from the coding sequence ATGGCCTTTAACGAACTCAACAGCGTAGAGCATTACATCATCCACCAACTCAGTGGAGTGAATTTGAATGCTACCCTTCAGGAACCCAAGGCATCCTACGGGAACGGTGTTCGCTGGCAGTATGCGCCGCCTTCAGCTATCCAACGCGGCGTGAATGAGGTGATGGACGAAACCCGCCTAAAGGCTGCTTTGACTCGGTTGAACCCGGAAATTGAGCAGCGCCCGGAACTGGCCGACGAAGTCATCTACAAGCTGCGCGCCATTTTGATTACTGTCAACCAGGTAGGTCTGGTCAAAGCCAATGAGGAGTTCTTTAAGTGGCTAACGGGGGAGAAAACGATGCCTTTCGGCGAAAACAATCGCCACGTGTCCGTCCGCCTGCTGGATTTCGACGATTTGGCCAACAATGAGTACATAGTTACCAACCAGTACCGGGTGCATAACAGGGAGACCAAGATACCTGATGTGGTTATGCTCATCAATGGTATCCCCGTCGTAGTAGGCGAAGCAAAAACGCCGATCCGGCCCTCCATTAGTTGGTTGGATGGTGCGCACGAAGTGCATGATATTTACGAAAACAGTGTGCCCGCGCTTTTTGTCCCCAATATTTTATCCTTTGCCACCGAAGGGAAGGAATTGTACTACGGAGCTATCCGCACTCCTCTGGGTTTTTGGTCGCCCTGGCGCATGGAAGGAGACGATGATGCACTGGCCAAGCGGCTGGGGTTGTCCGAGATCGGGAAAGAGCTGTCTCATTTACTGCATCCGGCCCGTTTGCTGGATATCCTGCAAAATTTCTCGCTGTTTACCACCAATAAGAAAAAGCAACGCATCAAGGTCATCTGCCGCTTTCAGCAGTACGAGGGGGCAAATAAGATTGTGGAGCGGGTGAAAGCAGGCCGGGTGAAGAAGGGCTTGATCTGGCATTTTCAGGGCTCGGGAAAATCATTGCTAATGGTTTTTGCAGCGCAGAAACTACGGAAGTCGGCCGAACTCAAAAGCCCGACGGTCATTGTGCTCGTCGACCGAACGGACCTGGACACCCAAATCAGTGGCACCTTCAACGCCGCTGACATCCCCAATGTGGAAACTACGGATAGCATCAGTGATCTGCAAAGGCTACTGGAACGAGATACCCGCAAGATCATCATTTCGATGATCTACAAATTCCGCGATGCCAAGCCGAATATGAATACCCGCGATAATATCATCGTCCTGGTTGATGAAGCGCACCGGACGCAAGAAGGCGATCTGGGGCGGCAGATGCGGGCGGCCTTGCCCAATGCCTTCCTGTTTGGCCTAACGGGTACGCCGGTCAATAAAGCCGACAAAAACACCTTCTGGGCTTTTGGTGCCGAAGAAGATACGGGTGGTTATCTGTCGCGTTACACCTTCCACGATTCCATTCGAGACAATGCGACCTTACCCCTCCACTTCGAACCTCGTCTGGTAGATGTGCACGTAGATAAAGATACGATTGACAAAGCCTTCGCTGAATTCAAAGATAGTGCCGCTCTCACCGATGAAGAAGCCGATGCCCTCAACCGGAAATCGGCAAAGATGGCAGCCTTCCTGAAAGCCCCGGAGCGAGTCGCGAAAATAGTGGCCGACATTGCGGACCACTTTAAAGAAAAAGTGGAGCCCCACGGATTCAAAGCGATGATCGTAACGCCAGATCGCTATGCGTGTGTGCAGTACAAAGAAGAGCTGGACAAGCACTTACCGAAAGAAGCGAGTAAGGTGGTAATCTCTACTTCTGCTAATGATAGTTTGGAGTTCAAGCAAAAATGGGGCGTTGATAAAGGTCGGCAGGAAAAGATCGTAGACGAATTCAATGATGCCAATTCCGACCTGCAATTCATCATCGTCACGGCAAAGCTACTGACGGGTTTTGATGCGCCCATCCTGCAAACGATGTACCTGGATAAGTCGCTTAAGGACCACACCCTGCTACAGGCCGTTTGCCGAACCAATCGCTTGTATCCGAACAAAAATTTTGGCAGGGTAGTCGATTACTTTGGCGTCTTCGACGATGCCGCCAAGGCCCTACAGTTTGATGAAGAAAGTATCCAGCGAGTGATTTCTAACTTATCCGAGTTGCGCGAGAAGTTACCACAAGCCATGCGAGATGCTTTGCAGCATTTTGAGGGCGTAGATCGTACCCTCGAAGGTTTTGAAGGCCTGGAAGCCGCCCAGGATGCGATCAACAACGATGAGAAAAAGGATGCCTTTGCCAAAGATTACAAATACCTATCGAAGATTTGGGAATCCTTGTCTCCTGATAATGTATTGAACCTCTATGATCAAGATTATAAATGGTTGTCACAGGTCTTCGAATCCGTGCGACCAGCATCGGATAATATTGGCAAGCTCCTGTGGTTTTCGCTAGGTGCCCAAACCACCAAGCTCATCCACGAAAACATTCACGTCGGTAGCGTTCACCACCTAGATGAATTCATCCTGGATGCTGATGTGATCGAAGACATCTTCAATAACCCTGACCCCAAGAAAACCAAGCAGCTAGAAAAGATCCTGATCAAGCGCTTTAAGAAGCACGCTGGCGATCCGACCTTCATCAAGCTAAGTGATCGCTTAGAAGCCCTCCGCGATAAAGCCGAGCAAGGACTGATCACCTCTATCGAATTCGTCAAGGAACTCTGCAAACTGGCCAAAGAAACCGTGCAAGCCGAAAAAGAGTTAGCCGAGGCCCAGCAAGAAAAGACCCCGGTAGCTGCCCTGACCGAGCTGTTCTTGGAGCTGAAAACAGATCAGACGCCTGCTGTAGTAGGCCGTATAGTAGAAGGCATTGACAAAATCGTAAGGGTTGTACGTTTTCCAGGTTGGCAGAGTACTAGCGTGGGAGAACGAGAAGTTCAGAAAGCACTTCGCAGAGAATTACTCAAGTACCAATTGCACAAAGATCAGGTGTTGTTTGAGCGGGCGTATGGGTATGTGAAGGCGTATTATTAG
- a CDS encoding restriction endonuclease subunit S, which translates to MKEELNLDKSDWTLVRFGDVVAEVRESTKDAAGEGLTHIVGLEHIDAENIHLRRSAGIDESTTFTKKFAVGDLLFGRRRAYLKKAAQAPFAGICSGDITVMRVKGKGLLPELLPFVVNNDKFFDYAVKHSAGGLSPRVKFKDLANYEFLLPPKDQQAQLAELLWAMDEVVEREREVLRDLVQLKKSKFRNEIFREADEHDNQYGKWSSKFRVVKLGTALDELQYGISESLDEHGGIPILRMNNLQDGKLDLTDLKYFTPQEDELEKFILEEGDVLFNRTNSFDLVGKVSLFNVPGLYSFASYLIRLKVDRKKLDPRFLNFYLNSAFGLAKVRKYRTPGVSQSNINAQSLRKLPIPLPNINFQCRLMDEIDQIESNESGLVTKIKKGQSLQKSLINQIF; encoded by the coding sequence TTGAAAGAAGAACTCAACCTTGATAAGTCGGATTGGACACTCGTGAGATTTGGAGATGTTGTGGCCGAAGTGCGCGAATCTACGAAGGATGCTGCGGGGGAAGGCCTAACGCATATTGTGGGCTTGGAGCATATAGATGCCGAGAATATTCATTTACGGCGCTCTGCTGGGATTGATGAATCAACGACCTTTACCAAGAAATTTGCCGTAGGGGATCTCCTTTTTGGCCGTAGGAGAGCTTATTTGAAAAAAGCAGCACAAGCTCCTTTTGCGGGTATCTGTTCTGGCGACATTACTGTTATGCGCGTAAAGGGGAAAGGACTGTTACCTGAGCTCTTACCCTTTGTAGTAAACAACGATAAATTCTTCGACTACGCCGTGAAGCACTCTGCGGGCGGTCTATCTCCAAGGGTGAAATTCAAAGACCTCGCCAACTACGAATTCCTCCTCCCCCCCAAAGACCAACAAGCCCAACTCGCCGAACTGCTCTGGGCGATGGATGAGGTGGTGGAAAGGGAAAGGGAGGTGTTGCGCGATCTGGTACAACTTAAGAAATCAAAGTTCAGAAATGAGATTTTCAGAGAAGCTGATGAGCATGATAATCAATATGGAAAGTGGTCCTCTAAATTTCGCGTAGTTAAGCTTGGTACTGCATTGGATGAGTTGCAATATGGTATTTCTGAAAGTTTAGATGAACATGGAGGAATACCGATCTTGCGGATGAATAACCTACAAGATGGCAAATTAGACTTAACTGATTTAAAGTATTTCACTCCGCAAGAAGATGAGCTTGAGAAGTTTATTTTAGAGGAAGGTGATGTTCTATTTAATCGGACTAATAGTTTCGATCTCGTGGGAAAAGTGAGTCTTTTTAATGTGCCAGGTTTGTACAGCTTCGCATCTTACCTGATTCGCTTGAAAGTTGATCGAAAGAAATTAGATCCAAGATTCTTGAATTTCTATCTGAATAGTGCATTTGGTCTTGCAAAAGTCAGAAAGTACCGCACTCCAGGAGTAAGTCAAAGCAACATCAATGCACAAAGCTTAAGAAAGCTACCTATACCTCTTCCTAATATTAATTTTCAATGTAGATTAATGGATGAAATTGATCAAATAGAATCTAATGAGTCTGGGCTTGTAACAAAGATTAAGAAAGGCCAATCCCTCCAAAAATCCCTCATCAACCAAATCTTCTAA
- a CDS encoding N-6 DNA methylase, translating to MTQRELEKYLWGAATALRGTIDAGDYKQYIFPLLFFKRICDVYDEEYAQAMADSDGDIEYAEFAEHHHFQVPKGAHWEDVRAVTTNVGMALQDAMRAIEKANPDTLYGIFGDASWTNKNRLSDETLLNLIEHYSQHKLNLANVADDKLGNAYEYLIKEFADDSGHTAAEFYTNRTVVKLMTKIMDPQPGESVYDPTCGSGGLLLNCALHLKEEGKEYRTLKLYGQEINLITSAIARMNMFMHGIEEFSIVRGDTLQNPAFLHQDELKKFNVILANPPYSIKAWDRDRFANDPYGRNIWGTPPQGCADYAFQQHIQKSLDENNGRSISLWPHGILFRDAEADMRRKMIEEDLVECVIGLGPNLFYNSPMEACLLITKTKKEDSKRGKVLIINAVKEVKQEKTMGFLTDKHVDKIFKTYQNFKSVEGFAALVSTEDIIVNKGNLSISLYARPDELKEEDQVGFTEAYENWKESSRKLKESMKELFQVLEE from the coding sequence ATGACCCAACGCGAACTAGAAAAATACCTCTGGGGTGCCGCCACCGCCCTGCGCGGCACCATCGACGCTGGCGACTACAAGCAGTACATCTTTCCGCTGCTGTTCTTCAAGCGCATCTGTGATGTGTATGATGAGGAGTACGCCCAGGCCATGGCCGATAGTGACGGTGATATAGAGTACGCGGAGTTTGCCGAGCACCACCATTTTCAGGTACCCAAGGGGGCGCACTGGGAAGACGTGCGGGCCGTGACCACCAACGTAGGCATGGCGCTACAAGATGCCATGCGGGCCATTGAGAAGGCTAACCCGGATACCCTTTACGGGATCTTTGGCGATGCCAGCTGGACGAATAAAAACCGACTGAGCGACGAAACCCTCCTCAACCTCATCGAGCACTACTCGCAGCATAAGCTGAACCTGGCTAATGTAGCCGATGATAAGCTGGGCAACGCCTACGAATACCTGATCAAAGAATTTGCGGACGATAGCGGCCACACCGCCGCCGAATTTTATACCAACCGCACGGTGGTGAAACTCATGACCAAGATCATGGACCCACAACCCGGTGAAAGTGTCTACGACCCTACCTGTGGCTCGGGTGGCCTGCTGCTGAACTGTGCGCTGCACCTAAAGGAAGAAGGCAAGGAATACCGCACACTGAAACTCTACGGGCAGGAGATCAACCTCATCACCTCGGCCATTGCGCGTATGAACATGTTTATGCACGGCATCGAAGAGTTTAGCATCGTGCGCGGCGATACCTTGCAAAATCCGGCCTTCCTGCACCAGGATGAGTTGAAGAAATTCAATGTTATCCTCGCCAATCCGCCCTACTCCATCAAAGCCTGGGACCGCGACCGTTTTGCCAATGATCCCTACGGCCGCAATATCTGGGGCACACCACCGCAGGGCTGTGCGGATTATGCTTTTCAGCAGCATATTCAGAAGAGCCTGGACGAGAATAACGGCCGCTCTATCTCCCTCTGGCCGCACGGCATCCTGTTTCGGGATGCGGAAGCGGACATGCGGCGCAAGATGATTGAGGAAGACCTGGTGGAGTGTGTGATTGGCCTGGGGCCGAATCTGTTTTACAACTCACCCATGGAAGCCTGTTTGTTGATTACCAAAACGAAAAAAGAGGATTCCAAGCGGGGTAAGGTTTTAATCATCAATGCGGTGAAGGAGGTGAAGCAGGAGAAAACAATGGGTTTCCTGACGGATAAACACGTTGATAAAATTTTCAAGACTTACCAAAATTTCAAGAGCGTGGAAGGTTTCGCAGCTTTGGTGAGCACCGAAGATATCATTGTTAACAAGGGCAATTTGTCCATTAGCCTTTATGCACGTCCCGATGAATTGAAGGAAGAAGACCAAGTCGGTTTCACGGAAGCTTACGAAAACTGGAAGGAAAGCTCTAGAAAGCTGAAAGAATCAATGAAAGAACTGTTCCAAGTGTTGGAAGAATAA